The Rhizobium sp. TH2 genome includes a window with the following:
- a CDS encoding Panacea domain-containing protein: MPSARDVAQYILETRGPMTVMKVQKLVYYSQAWSLVWDDDRLFAEPIEAWKNGPVVRDLWEATRGSFRADHIPNGNPANLSDIQRETVNLVLDFYGPKDAQWLSDLTHMEAPWAEAYAKGQNTEIGLDRMSEYYSSLPG; encoded by the coding sequence ATGCCATCGGCACGCGACGTAGCGCAATACATTTTGGAAACGCGCGGCCCTATGACCGTCATGAAGGTGCAAAAGCTCGTCTATTACAGCCAGGCTTGGTCTTTAGTTTGGGATGATGATAGGCTTTTTGCTGAGCCCATCGAAGCATGGAAGAATGGGCCTGTCGTCCGTGATCTATGGGAGGCAACACGCGGCAGCTTTCGCGCTGACCACATCCCAAATGGAAATCCAGCCAATCTTAGTGACATCCAACGCGAGACGGTCAATCTTGTTTTGGATTTTTACGGCCCAAAGGATGCTCAATGGCTTAGCGACCTCACCCATATGGAGGCGCCGTGGGCCGAAGCTTACGCGAAGGGTCAAAATACAGAAATTGGCCTCGATCGGATGAGCGAATATTATTCATCTTTGCCAGGATGA
- a CDS encoding heavy metal translocating P-type ATPase gives MTCCSSGIGLAGTERESRCTPTELALSSKVLGGGLRQSTLSVPEMHCASCIRSIERALSAVDGVEVARANLSTRTVVANWRTKKGQAPDLVRTLADIGYSSHLPSSEVDGEDRVQAHLLRALAVAGFCAMNIMLLSVSVWAGADVGTRQAFHMLSAGLALPAILYAGSSFYISAWRALMHGRMNMDVPISVGVLLSFGLSVYDTITNAPQAYFEAGTSLLFVLLGGRLLDHMMRSKAKSAVAGLARLMPRGANVVSHDGSVDYLPLADVQPEMRLLVTAGSRVPTDGIVVEGRSELDGSLVTGESAWRSIDLGSAVRAGEINCGGPFMLTSSVAPEDSLLSEMASMLATAEDGRSHYRRLADRAASLYAPVVHSLSFLAFAGWLYSSGDIHRALTIAIAVLVITCPCALGLAVPMVQVVLARRLFDRGLMATEGSAFERLAEIDTVVFDKTGTITTGDPALLNPDQISEAHLAIAGSMGRLSAHPVSKALWMSQTKLGLEVVAFDDVQEIVGFGLEASIGADIYRLGRRNWAASPVTSPIVNPASSVVLSKNGEPLTDFVFGETVRPGTIGLVQALRSRRIDVQILSGDSRQAVAFIARSVGIERFESELLPGEKVRAITDLQSNGLRVLMVGDGINDAPSLRAAHVSMAPSSASDIGRSAADFVFLDNSLFVVFEAMEAARMAARLVKQNFGLAVVYNALSLPLALAGFVTPLMAAVAMSTSSILVVANALRLAAPVAEKSRDQALRSSQLAEVPT, from the coding sequence ATGACCTGCTGCTCCTCCGGCATAGGACTGGCTGGCACAGAACGGGAAAGCCGATGCACGCCTACGGAACTCGCTCTCTCCAGCAAGGTTTTGGGTGGGGGACTTCGGCAGTCGACATTGTCTGTTCCAGAGATGCATTGCGCCTCCTGCATTCGCTCGATCGAAAGGGCGCTATCGGCGGTCGATGGGGTCGAAGTAGCCCGCGCGAACCTTTCCACGCGGACGGTCGTCGCGAACTGGAGAACCAAAAAGGGACAAGCGCCTGATCTTGTCCGCACGCTTGCGGATATCGGATACTCCTCACATCTGCCTAGTTCCGAGGTGGATGGCGAGGATCGGGTGCAGGCCCACCTTTTGCGTGCGCTCGCAGTTGCGGGCTTCTGTGCCATGAATATCATGCTGCTGTCCGTATCGGTCTGGGCGGGTGCGGATGTGGGCACGCGACAGGCCTTTCATATGCTGTCGGCAGGCCTGGCTCTCCCCGCGATCCTCTACGCGGGGAGTTCGTTTTACATTTCGGCATGGCGCGCACTTATGCATGGCCGGATGAACATGGACGTGCCCATCAGCGTGGGCGTGCTTCTGTCATTCGGTCTAAGCGTTTATGACACTATCACGAATGCGCCGCAGGCCTACTTCGAGGCCGGCACATCCCTCTTGTTCGTGCTGCTGGGGGGACGTCTGCTTGACCACATGATGCGGAGCAAAGCGAAGTCCGCAGTGGCCGGATTGGCGCGCTTAATGCCGCGAGGCGCTAACGTCGTATCGCATGACGGATCGGTCGATTATCTTCCCCTGGCCGACGTTCAGCCGGAGATGCGGCTGCTGGTGACTGCCGGGAGCCGAGTGCCGACGGACGGGATCGTTGTCGAAGGTCGATCCGAACTCGACGGATCGCTCGTTACTGGCGAAAGTGCATGGAGGTCCATCGATCTTGGCAGCGCAGTGCGCGCAGGTGAGATCAACTGCGGCGGTCCGTTCATGCTCACGTCCTCCGTCGCTCCTGAAGACTCGCTGCTGTCGGAAATGGCAAGCATGCTCGCGACCGCCGAGGATGGCCGTTCACACTATCGTCGGCTCGCGGACCGGGCGGCTTCACTGTATGCTCCAGTGGTGCACTCCTTGTCATTTCTTGCGTTTGCCGGGTGGCTTTATTCCTCTGGGGACATTCATCGCGCGCTGACGATTGCAATAGCCGTCCTCGTCATAACCTGCCCCTGCGCATTGGGTCTTGCTGTTCCCATGGTCCAAGTCGTGCTCGCCCGCCGCTTGTTCGATCGGGGATTGATGGCAACTGAAGGGTCGGCGTTCGAACGGCTGGCCGAAATCGATACGGTGGTGTTCGACAAAACCGGAACGATAACCACGGGAGACCCCGCGTTGCTGAACCCCGACCAGATATCCGAGGCACACCTCGCTATCGCCGGATCGATGGGACGACTGTCGGCGCATCCGGTGTCGAAAGCGTTGTGGATGTCTCAAACCAAATTGGGATTGGAGGTCGTGGCCTTCGATGACGTGCAGGAGATCGTGGGATTTGGGCTCGAAGCATCCATCGGCGCCGACATCTATCGTCTGGGAAGGAGGAATTGGGCGGCTAGCCCCGTCACGTCGCCCATCGTCAACCCCGCGTCCAGCGTCGTGCTTTCAAAGAACGGCGAGCCACTGACAGATTTCGTGTTCGGCGAAACAGTACGCCCGGGCACTATCGGCTTGGTCCAAGCCCTGCGGTCCAGGCGGATCGACGTTCAAATCCTATCCGGAGATTCCCGGCAGGCCGTCGCATTCATTGCCCGCTCCGTGGGAATCGAAAGGTTCGAGTCCGAGCTGCTGCCAGGTGAAAAAGTTAGGGCGATCACTGATTTGCAGTCCAACGGCCTCAGGGTTTTGATGGTCGGCGACGGAATAAACGATGCGCCGTCATTGCGCGCAGCGCATGTTTCGATGGCGCCATCGTCGGCGAGTGATATCGGCCGGAGTGCCGCGGACTTCGTGTTCCTGGATAACAGCCTGTTTGTCGTCTTCGAGGCGATGGAGGCCGCGAGAATGGCCGCGAGGCTTGTCAAACAGAACTTCGGGCTTGCGGTTGTCTACAACGCACTCAGCCTTCCGCTCGCGCTGGCAGGGTTTGTGACGCCTCTCATGGCGGCGGTTGCCATGTCGACGTCTTCCATACTCGTCGTGGCGAATGCGCTGAGGTTGGCCGCGCCAGTGGCGGAAAAGAGCCGAGATCAAGCCTTGCGGTCAAGCCAACTCGCAGAGGTGCCGACATGA
- the ccoO gene encoding cytochrome-c oxidase, cbb3-type subunit II, whose translation MPDLMHGKLERSATGLMLAIVAAASVGGIVEIAPLFTVDDTVEQVKDMRLYTPLELAGRDVYVREGCYACHSQMIRTLRDEVERYGPYSLAVESQYDHPMLWGSKRTGPDLARIGGKYSDFWHVAHLINPRDVVPESNMPSYSWLATTPLDVRDLPLKLQAQRYVGVPYTDAMIANASSDAHGQAVPDSDQATGVSERYGEATQISAFDGVTTNVTEMDALVAYLQVLGQLTKAAYENPATSEQVPNPND comes from the coding sequence ATGCCGGATCTCATGCACGGGAAGCTGGAACGGTCGGCCACGGGGCTCATGCTCGCCATCGTCGCTGCCGCCAGCGTCGGCGGTATCGTGGAGATCGCGCCTCTCTTCACGGTTGATGATACGGTCGAGCAGGTGAAAGATATGCGGCTCTACACTCCCTTAGAGCTTGCCGGGCGCGACGTCTACGTTCGCGAGGGCTGTTACGCCTGTCATAGCCAGATGATCAGGACGTTGCGCGACGAAGTCGAGCGGTATGGGCCTTACTCTCTCGCCGTCGAGTCGCAATACGATCACCCGATGCTTTGGGGTTCCAAACGAACGGGACCGGACCTCGCACGCATTGGCGGCAAATATTCGGACTTCTGGCATGTCGCCCACCTGATAAATCCGCGTGACGTCGTGCCGGAATCCAACATGCCGTCATATAGTTGGTTGGCCACCACGCCGCTGGATGTCCGCGATCTCCCGCTCAAGCTTCAAGCCCAGAGATATGTTGGAGTACCCTATACAGACGCGATGATCGCTAACGCGTCGAGCGACGCCCACGGGCAAGCTGTGCCAGACAGCGATCAGGCTACGGGCGTTTCCGAACGTTACGGAGAAGCGACCCAGATTTCAGCTTTCGACGGCGTGACGACGAATGTCACGGAGATGGATGCACTCGTCGCCTATCTCCAAGTGCTCGGTCAGTTGACGAAAGCCGCATACGAAAATCCCGCAACATCGGAACAGGTGCCCAACCCGAATGACTAG
- the ccoN gene encoding cytochrome-c oxidase, cbb3-type subunit I, with translation MGQLTSGERTLGAAILIVLAILGIAMAAVGQNDPLGTHGGMIFLVSVGLLFVLISSSFGPEPDPARFSKYYDDPIKVGVALTLIWAIFGMFIGVWAAAQLAWPSLNFDTAWASFGRIRPAHTSGVIFGFGGNALITTSYHVVQRTSRARLADQFSPWFVLLGFNLFCLIAISGYFMGVTQSKEYAEAEWYADIWLVIVWVAYFILFVRTLARRKEPHIYVANWYYLAFILVVAILHIVNNLAVPISFAHAKSYTVWAGVQDSMVQWWYGHNAVAFFLTAGFLGMLYYYLPKRAQRPIFSYRLSILSFWGITFFYMWAGSHHLHYTALPHWVQNLGMTFSVMLLVPSWASAGNALLTLNGAWDKVRDDATLRFMMMAAFFYGLSTFEGSFMAIRPVNSLSHYTDWTVGHVHAGALGWVAMITFGALYTLVPSIWKRERMYSAGLVELHFWLALVGTLIYVFAMWNSGIIQGLMWRTYTQDDTLAYSFVDTLVAMYPYYIARAFGGLLFLIGAIVAAYNVWMTVRTPEPAPSSAGEDLPLGDRPVATPLPAE, from the coding sequence ATGGGTCAGTTGACGTCCGGCGAACGCACTTTAGGGGCCGCGATTCTGATCGTGTTGGCGATTTTGGGAATCGCCATGGCAGCGGTTGGCCAGAACGACCCGTTGGGCACCCACGGCGGTATGATTTTTCTCGTCAGCGTCGGCTTGCTGTTCGTCTTGATTTCAAGCTCCTTCGGGCCAGAGCCCGACCCGGCCCGCTTCAGCAAATACTACGACGACCCCATCAAGGTGGGCGTGGCGCTTACGCTTATCTGGGCGATTTTCGGAATGTTCATCGGTGTTTGGGCGGCGGCGCAGCTCGCTTGGCCAAGCCTGAACTTTGACACTGCTTGGGCGAGCTTCGGCCGAATCCGTCCGGCTCATACCTCCGGCGTCATCTTCGGCTTCGGCGGGAATGCACTGATCACCACCTCATACCACGTGGTTCAGCGGACATCCCGCGCGCGCCTGGCCGACCAGTTCTCCCCCTGGTTCGTGCTTCTGGGTTTCAATCTGTTCTGCCTGATCGCGATCTCCGGCTATTTCATGGGCGTCACCCAGTCCAAGGAGTACGCGGAGGCGGAATGGTACGCGGACATCTGGCTGGTGATCGTCTGGGTAGCCTACTTCATCCTTTTTGTGAGAACTCTGGCGCGCCGTAAAGAGCCGCACATATATGTCGCCAACTGGTATTACCTGGCGTTCATTCTCGTCGTCGCCATTCTCCATATCGTGAACAACCTCGCGGTGCCCATCTCGTTTGCGCATGCGAAGAGTTATACGGTCTGGGCCGGAGTGCAGGACTCCATGGTCCAGTGGTGGTACGGTCACAATGCCGTTGCCTTTTTTCTCACTGCGGGCTTCCTGGGGATGCTCTACTACTATCTTCCCAAGCGAGCCCAACGGCCGATATTCTCGTACCGCCTTTCGATCCTGAGCTTCTGGGGGATCACCTTCTTCTACATGTGGGCGGGGTCGCACCACCTGCATTACACCGCGCTGCCGCACTGGGTGCAAAATCTGGGGATGACGTTCTCGGTGATGCTGCTGGTGCCGTCCTGGGCTTCGGCGGGCAATGCGTTGCTCACGCTCAACGGCGCATGGGACAAGGTGCGGGACGACGCAACGCTGCGCTTCATGATGATGGCCGCCTTCTTCTACGGTCTCTCGACTTTCGAGGGGTCATTCATGGCGATTCGCCCGGTGAATTCGCTCTCGCACTATACGGACTGGACGGTCGGTCACGTGCATGCGGGAGCACTGGGCTGGGTTGCGATGATCACATTCGGAGCGCTCTACACACTCGTCCCATCGATCTGGAAACGAGAGAGGATGTATTCGGCGGGCTTGGTCGAGTTGCACTTCTGGCTCGCGCTCGTTGGAACACTGATTTACGTCTTCGCAATGTGGAACTCGGGCATCATCCAGGGCTTGATGTGGCGGACCTACACGCAGGACGACACCTTGGCTTACTCTTTCGTCGATACCCTTGTGGCGATGTATCCTTATTACATCGCGCGTGCATTCGGCGGTCTGCTTTTCCTGATCGGCGCGATCGTCGCAGCCTACAATGTCTGGATGACCGTTCGGACGCCGGAGCCCGCGCCATCGTCGGCGGGAGAGGACTTGCCTCTCGGCGATCGCCCTGTCGCAACCCCATTGCCTGCGGAGTAG
- the ccoS gene encoding cbb3-type cytochrome oxidase assembly protein CcoS has translation MNALMVLVPLTIAMGAAGLLAFLWSMRAKQYDDLDGAAERILLDDEDGSV, from the coding sequence ATGAATGCACTTATGGTCCTGGTGCCTCTCACCATCGCGATGGGTGCGGCCGGGCTGCTGGCGTTCCTATGGTCCATGCGAGCGAAGCAATACGATGACCTCGACGGAGCGGCCGAACGGATACTGCTCGACGACGAAGACGGAAGCGTTTGA
- a CDS encoding DUF6894 family protein gives MPQFYFHIRDHDKLIPDLEGVEMPGARAALEEAKDAAREILAAQVRRGDVIDGHEFEVWDELGTKLFTVPFRSVLKFD, from the coding sequence ATGCCTCAGTTCTATTTCCACATCCGTGACCATGACAAATTAATCCCGGATCTTGAAGGTGTTGAGATGCCCGGCGCTAGGGCTGCGCTGGAAGAGGCCAAGGATGCCGCGCGAGAAATTCTCGCGGCTCAAGTTCGGCGCGGTGATGTCATCGACGGCCATGAATTCGAGGTATGGGATGAACTCGGCACCAAGCTTTTCACGGTGCCATTCAGGTCGGTGCTAAAGTTCGACTGA
- a CDS encoding sulfotransferase, with translation MAEDWERKYEWKRTWPDDRGLDGKPLEDYSCFDGQYAGRIRFEPAGPTKGLWQWSGAYPKPMRGAPVMPNGGYADSAAEAARAVEEYWDVMRDLHMQFDDEMTEKEKQSLSKPDFLCIGAQKAATSWLNKVLLEHPQVFMPPVNELHFFDSVGRDAPQRARQIKLAHKAIKRERRKAKSNKAYIGYLKHLISFPVVTADWYRAAYSWPMAEGVKKGDITPSYLELGEGQVAYARQFLGPTKLILIVRRPADRLLSQMRMWAGRADIDAPNEEQWLNILKRIQESESRGGYSTGIPLWSSHFGIDSLLIMPFSDIRKDPHGTIARVQDHIGVPRFEDFTLLTEKIHPTKKYEISDKVKSTAEDLTFNEAEYLRSEFGDEFFEKTR, from the coding sequence ATGGCTGAAGACTGGGAGAGGAAATACGAGTGGAAGCGCACTTGGCCAGATGACCGAGGGCTCGATGGCAAGCCGCTTGAAGACTATTCCTGCTTTGATGGTCAATATGCGGGCCGGATTCGGTTTGAGCCCGCAGGCCCGACAAAGGGTCTTTGGCAGTGGTCAGGGGCCTATCCAAAGCCAATGCGTGGGGCACCCGTCATGCCCAACGGCGGATATGCTGATTCCGCTGCCGAGGCGGCGAGAGCGGTTGAAGAATACTGGGACGTAATGCGCGATTTACACATGCAATTCGATGATGAAATGACGGAGAAAGAGAAGCAATCCCTTTCAAAGCCGGACTTCCTTTGCATTGGTGCACAGAAAGCAGCGACCAGTTGGCTGAACAAGGTGCTGCTCGAACACCCCCAAGTTTTTATGCCCCCCGTCAATGAATTGCACTTTTTTGATAGTGTCGGCCGCGACGCTCCGCAACGAGCACGCCAGATCAAGTTGGCTCACAAGGCGATCAAACGCGAAAGGCGTAAAGCAAAATCGAATAAAGCATACATCGGCTACCTGAAACACCTGATCTCTTTCCCCGTGGTCACCGCTGATTGGTATCGGGCCGCTTATTCCTGGCCTATGGCCGAAGGGGTCAAGAAGGGTGATATTACCCCTAGCTATTTGGAACTGGGAGAAGGCCAGGTGGCGTATGCGCGGCAGTTCCTTGGACCGACCAAGCTAATCTTGATTGTTCGCCGGCCGGCCGACCGGCTGCTGTCTCAGATGCGCATGTGGGCAGGTCGAGCCGATATTGATGCGCCCAACGAAGAGCAATGGTTGAACATTTTGAAGCGGATTCAAGAGAGTGAAAGCCGTGGCGGATATAGCACCGGAATTCCACTCTGGAGTTCGCACTTTGGCATAGATAGTCTGTTGATTATGCCGTTCTCAGACATCCGAAAAGATCCACACGGGACAATAGCTCGCGTGCAGGACCATATTGGCGTACCACGTTTTGAGGACTTCACACTTCTGACGGAGAAAATTCATCCCACCAAAAAATACGAGATTTCTGACAAGGTGAAGAGCACTGCGGAAGATCTGACTTTCAACGAGGCAGAATATCTTCGCTCAGAGTTCGGGGATGAGTTCTTCGAGAAAACGCGGTAG
- a CDS encoding cbb3-type cytochrome c oxidase subunit 3 — MEFTHETLVEASKTWGLFYLIGFSICVVIYTFLPSNKKRFESAEKEIFDEEDGPWK, encoded by the coding sequence ATGGAGTTCACTCACGAAACGCTGGTCGAAGCCTCCAAGACATGGGGCCTGTTCTATCTGATCGGTTTTTCGATCTGCGTAGTCATTTACACCTTCTTGCCATCGAACAAAAAGCGGTTTGAAAGCGCGGAGAAGGAGATATTCGACGAGGAAGATGGCCCATGGAAGTAG
- a CDS encoding DUF2189 domain-containing protein, producing MATRENTPGLVSEVSGIEETRNVKYQRDLSYGAPFRWLGSGWHDLWTNPVPSLLYGAVVFVGSLVFIVYMIDTGRDYFLFPALAGFMIVGPLVAAGLYLKSRNIEKGERVTLYSMIAVQPRAGAQVFFTGMLLTMLMLLWMRAAVIVYALFFGVRPFPGLDHVTEMLLTTPTGWAMLVVGTVVGALFAAFAFAVSVFSIPMLLDRQVDALTAMGVSMAMVWNNLNPMLIWGAIVLALFLLSVATGLVGLIIIFPWLGHATWHAYKEMR from the coding sequence ATGGCCACTAGAGAAAACACGCCCGGGCTGGTCTCCGAGGTTTCGGGCATCGAGGAGACCCGCAATGTCAAATATCAGCGCGACCTGTCCTATGGTGCGCCATTTCGTTGGCTCGGGTCCGGATGGCACGATCTGTGGACCAATCCCGTCCCGAGCTTGCTCTACGGGGCGGTGGTGTTCGTCGGCTCGCTTGTGTTCATCGTTTATATGATCGATACAGGACGCGACTATTTTCTCTTTCCGGCATTGGCGGGCTTCATGATCGTCGGCCCTCTCGTGGCCGCCGGGCTTTATCTCAAGAGCCGGAATATCGAGAAGGGAGAGCGGGTCACACTCTACTCGATGATAGCTGTCCAGCCTCGCGCGGGCGCGCAGGTGTTCTTCACCGGAATGCTTCTTACAATGCTGATGCTTCTCTGGATGCGGGCCGCCGTTATCGTCTACGCACTGTTCTTCGGCGTGCGGCCATTCCCGGGATTGGACCACGTGACGGAGATGTTGCTCACGACTCCCACAGGCTGGGCGATGCTCGTCGTCGGCACTGTCGTCGGAGCGCTGTTCGCCGCATTCGCATTCGCCGTCAGCGTATTCTCGATTCCGATGCTTCTGGACCGCCAGGTCGATGCGCTGACCGCGATGGGCGTGAGCATGGCGATGGTCTGGAACAATCTCAATCCCATGCTCATCTGGGGTGCGATCGTCCTCGCCCTGTTTCTACTCAGTGTCGCGACCGGACTCGTCGGGCTGATCATCATCTTCCCCTGGCTTGGTCACGCGACCTGGCACGCCTACAAAGAAATGCGGTAG
- a CDS encoding DUF982 domain-containing protein, translated as MQVIETFWRKPITVRLQNSLQHTFHSLEDTIDFLEKEWPVKFGVHHRRALDLCRAAAKRMVATEAAREALISACLEANMPLVMNFPSSPQQPQPQVLP; from the coding sequence ATGCAGGTCATTGAAACATTTTGGCGTAAGCCGATCACCGTCAGGCTACAAAATAGTCTTCAGCACACTTTTCATTCGCTCGAAGACACGATCGACTTTCTGGAGAAAGAATGGCCGGTTAAGTTCGGTGTGCATCATCGCCGAGCGCTGGATCTCTGTCGCGCGGCCGCTAAGCGTATGGTCGCGACCGAAGCAGCGCGAGAGGCACTAATATCGGCCTGCTTGGAGGCCAATATGCCGCTTGTGATGAACTTCCCTTCGTCGCCACAGCAGCCTCAGCCGCAGGTGCTTCCTTAG
- the ccoP gene encoding cytochrome-c oxidase, cbb3-type subunit III, translating into MEVEEVDPVSGRKTTGHIWNGIKELDTPIPRGVLLFLIVTHIFAVLWWFLLPTWPLGKTYTKGFLGLNQKTTVEETLREGVNARLPWVKKIETMSYDQIRADEGLMTTIRTTGHQLFGDNCAACHGRDGKGGSNYPDLTDDDWIWGGGPEKIQQTLTVGINSRHSETRVGLMPAFGKDEMLDRQQVLDVAAYVRSLSDPSSSTAENVGQIDKGREVFQTSCVACHGKDAKGNPELGAPNLTDNRWIYGGSLQGIIDTIHGGRQGHMPTWDERLSPAEIKILALYVNALGQKEP; encoded by the coding sequence ATGGAAGTAGAAGAGGTCGATCCCGTCAGCGGCCGGAAAACGACGGGACACATCTGGAACGGCATCAAAGAGTTGGATACGCCGATCCCCCGGGGCGTTTTGTTGTTTCTGATTGTCACGCATATTTTCGCGGTGCTTTGGTGGTTCCTGCTTCCGACGTGGCCACTCGGCAAGACCTACACGAAGGGGTTTCTGGGCTTGAACCAGAAGACCACTGTGGAAGAGACGCTGCGTGAGGGTGTGAACGCTCGCTTGCCGTGGGTCAAGAAGATCGAGACCATGTCATACGACCAGATAAGGGCTGACGAGGGGCTCATGACGACGATTCGCACCACGGGTCACCAGCTCTTCGGCGACAACTGCGCCGCCTGTCACGGTCGAGACGGCAAGGGCGGCAGCAACTACCCGGACCTGACCGATGACGACTGGATTTGGGGCGGGGGTCCGGAGAAAATCCAGCAGACCCTGACAGTGGGCATCAATTCGCGGCATTCCGAGACCCGCGTCGGCCTGATGCCGGCGTTCGGGAAGGACGAGATGCTTGACCGCCAGCAGGTGCTCGACGTCGCCGCATATGTCAGGTCGCTGAGCGACCCTTCTTCGTCCACGGCCGAGAATGTCGGCCAAATCGACAAAGGCCGTGAGGTGTTCCAGACCAGCTGCGTCGCATGCCACGGCAAGGACGCAAAAGGCAATCCCGAATTGGGCGCGCCGAACCTCACCGACAACCGATGGATTTATGGCGGCAGCCTCCAGGGGATCATCGATACGATACATGGCGGACGGCAAGGCCACATGCCAACCTGGGACGAACGCTTGTCGCCGGCCGAGATCAAAATCCTGGCGCTTTACGTAAACGCGCTGGGGCAAAAGGAGCCGTGA